One window of Athalia rosae chromosome 4, iyAthRosa1.1, whole genome shotgun sequence genomic DNA carries:
- the LOC105693017 gene encoding septin-7 isoform X5, whose product MIQDSSYNSATGVCDMEITSTVLISQESPIQTKRELFFKADSGSIPSSPSVPPPQPPTVPSTGTSLTSASNLHPGVAPPAAPAKPRLPQTAVALNQNNDCEDSNKREFATCNKSDSKESRPPPPTKPKELDGYVGFANLPNQVYRKAVKKGFDFTLMVVGESGLGKSTLINSMFLADIYSSEYPGPSLRVKKTVAVETSKVLLKENGVNLTLTVVDTPGFGDAVDNSNCWVPVIEYIESKYEEFLNAESRVTRRQIADSRVHCCLYFVAPSGHGLKPLDVEFMQRLHDKVNIIPVIAKADTMTPDECAHFKKQILNEIAQHKIKIYEFPEDEEEEESKLHKVLRDRVPFAVVGANTVVEQDGKKVRGRKYPWGVAEVENLEHCDFIALRNMVIRTHLQDLKDVTNNVHYENFRCRTLAGLGVDGKPTRISNNLCPQGVMNSFMMVWNPLAQMEEEKRDHDNKMKKMETEMEQVFEMKVREKKQKLKDSETDLQRRHEQMRRSLEQQVRELEEKRRAFESEKITWEQQTGHSIEELRRRSLEANSKETGSVSSEGSGGGGGTLRGSRGIGSLLRRHTSFKSPQENPTQIHLVIKHPEHP is encoded by the exons ATCCAGACGAAACGCGAGCTGTTCTTCAAAGCGGACAGCGGTAGCATCCCGTCTTCACCCTCGGTACCGCCGCCCCAACCTCCGACAGTTCCGTCAACGGGGACTTCATTGACGTCCGCCTCGAATTTACACCCGGGCGTCGCGCCTCCCGCAGCCCCGGCGAAACCTCGGCTCCCTCAAACCGCTGTGGCCCTGAATCAGAACAATGACTGCGAGGACAGCAACAAACGCGAGTTTGCTACCTGCAACAAATCCGACAGTAAAGAGTCACGGCCGCCACCTCCGACAAAACCGAAGGAACTGGACGGCTATGTCGGATTCGCGAACCTGCCCAATCAAGTATACCGAAAAGCCGTGAAAAAAGGATTTGACTTCACGCTGATGGTTGTCG GAGAATCTGGTCTTGGCAAGTCAACTCTCATAAACTCTATGTTCTTGGCGGATATATACAGTTCTGAATATCCCGGACCAAGCCTTCGAGTGAAAAAGACTGTCGCAGTTGAGACCAGCAAGGTtctgttgaaagaaaatggtGTGAATCTTACCCTGACGGTCGTAGATACTCCGGGATTTGGTGACGCCGTCGATAACAGCAATTG TTGGGTACCCGTCATCGAATATATTGAATCCAAgtacgaggaatttttaaatgctGAATCTCGCGTGACCAGGAGACAAATTGCTGACAGCCGAGTTCACTGTTGTCTCTATTTCGTGGCGCCATCCGGACATGGGTTGAAACCATTGGACGTTGAATTTATGCAACGTCTGCACGACAAAGTTAACATTATCCCTGTGATCGCTAAGGCAGACACCATGACACCGGACGAATGTGCGCACTTCAAAAAACAA ATATTGAATGAGATTGCGCAACACAAGATCAAGATCTATGAATTTCCTGAGgatgaggaagaagaagagagtaAATTGCACAAGGTATTAAGGGATAGAGTCCCATTTGCCGTTGTCGGAGCGAATACGGTCGTTGAACAAGACGGGAAAAAGGTCCGTGGGCGGAAGTACCCATGGGGAGTTGCCGAAG TCGAAAATCTCGAACATTGCGACTTCATTGCCTTACGAAACATGGTAATACGAACACATCTACAGGATCTGAAAGACGTGACAAATAATGTTCACTATGAGAACTTTAGGTGTCGAACACTAGCAGGCCTTGGTGTCGATGGAAAACCAACGAGAATTTCGAACAA TTTGTGCCCACAAGGAGTGATGAACAGTTTCATGATGGTGTG GAATCCATTGGCCCAGATGGAAGAAGAGAAGCGAGATCATGAcaacaaaatgaagaaaatggaaaccgAAATGGAGCAAGTGTTCGAGATGAAAGTTCGcgagaagaagcagaagctCAAGGATTCTGAGACTGAC CTACAACGACGGCATGAGCAAATGCGACGCTCTTTAGAACAACAGGTTCGAGAActtgaagaaaagagaagggcGTTCGAGTCCGAAAAAATAACCTGGGAGCAACAGACGGGACACAGCATTGAAGAGCTACGCAGACGCAGCTTAGAGGCTAACTCCAAAGA GACAGGATCTGTATCTTCGGAGGGATCTGGAGGCGGCGGGGGTACATTGAGAGGGTCACGAGGGATAGGAAGTCTCCTGCGTCGACACACCAGTTTCAAATCACCTCAAGAGAATCCTACACAGATACATCTTGTCATAAAGCATCCCGAACACCCCTGA
- the LOC105693017 gene encoding septin-7 isoform X7, translated as MQRSAIQTKRELFFKADSGSIPSSPSVPPPQPPTVPSTGTSLTSASNLHPGVAPPAAPAKPRLPQTAVALNQNNDCEDSNKREFATCNKSDSKESRPPPPTKPKELDGYVGFANLPNQVYRKAVKKGFDFTLMVVGESGLGKSTLINSMFLADIYSSEYPGPSLRVKKTVAVETSKVLLKENGVNLTLTVVDTPGFGDAVDNSNCWVPVIEYIESKYEEFLNAESRVTRRQIADSRVHCCLYFVAPSGHGLKPLDVEFMQRLHDKVNIIPVIAKADTMTPDECAHFKKQILNEIAQHKIKIYEFPEDEEEEESKLHKVLRDRVPFAVVGANTVVEQDGKKVRGRKYPWGVAEVENLEHCDFIALRNMVIRTHLQDLKDVTNNVHYENFRCRTLAGLGVDGKPTRISNNLCPQGVMNSFMMVWNPLAQMEEEKRDHDNKMKKMETEMEQVFEMKVREKKQKLKDSETDLQRRHEQMRRSLEQQVRELEEKRRAFESEKITWEQQTGHSIEELRRRSLEANSKETGSVSSEGSGGGGGTLRGSRGIGSLLRRHTSFKSPQENPTQIHLVIKHPEHP; from the exons ATCCAGACGAAACGCGAGCTGTTCTTCAAAGCGGACAGCGGTAGCATCCCGTCTTCACCCTCGGTACCGCCGCCCCAACCTCCGACAGTTCCGTCAACGGGGACTTCATTGACGTCCGCCTCGAATTTACACCCGGGCGTCGCGCCTCCCGCAGCCCCGGCGAAACCTCGGCTCCCTCAAACCGCTGTGGCCCTGAATCAGAACAATGACTGCGAGGACAGCAACAAACGCGAGTTTGCTACCTGCAACAAATCCGACAGTAAAGAGTCACGGCCGCCACCTCCGACAAAACCGAAGGAACTGGACGGCTATGTCGGATTCGCGAACCTGCCCAATCAAGTATACCGAAAAGCCGTGAAAAAAGGATTTGACTTCACGCTGATGGTTGTCG GAGAATCTGGTCTTGGCAAGTCAACTCTCATAAACTCTATGTTCTTGGCGGATATATACAGTTCTGAATATCCCGGACCAAGCCTTCGAGTGAAAAAGACTGTCGCAGTTGAGACCAGCAAGGTtctgttgaaagaaaatggtGTGAATCTTACCCTGACGGTCGTAGATACTCCGGGATTTGGTGACGCCGTCGATAACAGCAATTG TTGGGTACCCGTCATCGAATATATTGAATCCAAgtacgaggaatttttaaatgctGAATCTCGCGTGACCAGGAGACAAATTGCTGACAGCCGAGTTCACTGTTGTCTCTATTTCGTGGCGCCATCCGGACATGGGTTGAAACCATTGGACGTTGAATTTATGCAACGTCTGCACGACAAAGTTAACATTATCCCTGTGATCGCTAAGGCAGACACCATGACACCGGACGAATGTGCGCACTTCAAAAAACAA ATATTGAATGAGATTGCGCAACACAAGATCAAGATCTATGAATTTCCTGAGgatgaggaagaagaagagagtaAATTGCACAAGGTATTAAGGGATAGAGTCCCATTTGCCGTTGTCGGAGCGAATACGGTCGTTGAACAAGACGGGAAAAAGGTCCGTGGGCGGAAGTACCCATGGGGAGTTGCCGAAG TCGAAAATCTCGAACATTGCGACTTCATTGCCTTACGAAACATGGTAATACGAACACATCTACAGGATCTGAAAGACGTGACAAATAATGTTCACTATGAGAACTTTAGGTGTCGAACACTAGCAGGCCTTGGTGTCGATGGAAAACCAACGAGAATTTCGAACAA TTTGTGCCCACAAGGAGTGATGAACAGTTTCATGATGGTGTG GAATCCATTGGCCCAGATGGAAGAAGAGAAGCGAGATCATGAcaacaaaatgaagaaaatggaaaccgAAATGGAGCAAGTGTTCGAGATGAAAGTTCGcgagaagaagcagaagctCAAGGATTCTGAGACTGAC CTACAACGACGGCATGAGCAAATGCGACGCTCTTTAGAACAACAGGTTCGAGAActtgaagaaaagagaagggcGTTCGAGTCCGAAAAAATAACCTGGGAGCAACAGACGGGACACAGCATTGAAGAGCTACGCAGACGCAGCTTAGAGGCTAACTCCAAAGA GACAGGATCTGTATCTTCGGAGGGATCTGGAGGCGGCGGGGGTACATTGAGAGGGTCACGAGGGATAGGAAGTCTCCTGCGTCGACACACCAGTTTCAAATCACCTCAAGAGAATCCTACACAGATACATCTTGTCATAAAGCATCCCGAACACCCCTGA